The sequence CAACATCGTGGATGTTAATGATGGCAGGAAGCTGATGCTCTTCACAGATTTCACTAATCAGACGCATAATTTGACGAGCCGTTCTCGGATCAAGTGCCGCCGTTGGCTCATCAATTAATAATAGTTTTGGTTGCTGCGCCAGCGCTCGTGCAATACCCACACGTTGACGTTGACCACCAGAGAGTGCATCCGCGCGTTTGTTGGCGTGCTCTAGTAGCCCTACTCTATCAAGCAATGCGTAGGCCGCTTGTACATCTTGCTCTGGGTAACGACGCGCAAAGCTGCGCCAAAAACCCACATAGCCAAGACGACCAGATAATACGTTCTCCATCACAGTTAGACGCTCAATCAACGCATATTCTTGGAAGATCATCCCAATCTCACGGCGCGCTTGTCGCAGATTAGATTTAGATAACTGGACTAGGTCTTTATCTGAAAAGATGACCTGACCACTTGTTGGCTCTGTTAAACGATTGATGCAACGTATTAGCGTCGATTTTCCTGCGCCAGACGGACCAATTAAACCAACGACCTCACCGGGTTCGACAGTAAAGCTCACATCGGTCAATGCTTTATCCGATGCTGAATAGTGCTTGGTTAAACCCTTAAGAATTAGAGTAGACATAACTTCCATTTGGAGAATTTAGAAGGCTTGATAAACCTGTAAAACAAAATTCTGGATAAGTAAGCTTTATGAAAAACCTTACCTATCCAGAGAGAGTAAATAACGATATTCGTTACCAATCAGCGATTGATTAGCTACACGTGTAAGAAACGTTATTTGCAGTATCGATTGTGCGGATCACTTCCCAATGCTCTTTGTAAGTAATTGGGATGAATTGTGCTTCACCGTTGCGACCGAACTCTTCTTCAAGCTTGGTGCCTTCCCAGTTAAAGGTGAAAAATGCTTGTTGAATCTTCTCTTGTAGCTCAGGCGCTAGGTTGTGCGCTGTGCCGTAAGCAGAAGTTGGGAATGTTTGAGACTTGTAGATAGAAGTAAATTGCTCTGGCTTCACAACATCACGCGCTAGCATGCGGTTTAGTACAGAGTTAGCAATTGCCGCCGCATCGTAATCTTGGTGAGCAACACCTAAGATAGAGTTATCGTGCGCGCCAGAGAATGCTGGTTTGAAATCCGCTTCAGGGTTTAGACCGTACTCAGCTTTTAGAATAGCTGAAGGTGCTTTGAAACCAGAGTTAGACGTTTGAGAAGTAAATGCTAGGTTCTTACCTTTCAGATCTTCAACTGCTTTGATGCCAGAATCAGGGTGAGTGATGATTTCCATTTCGTAACCGAAAGAACCATCTTTACCTGCCATCATAGTAAATGGTGCAAAACCTGCACAGTTTACCGCTAGCGGCGTAGAACCTGTGTTAAATGCGGCAATGTGTAGGCGACCTGAACGCATCGCTTCAATTTGAGCTGCGTTGTTTTGTACAGGGAAGAAACGAACGTTCTTGCCTGTTTCTTTTTCAAGGTGCGCTAAGAACTCACTCCATACGTCAGCGTATACTGCTGGGTCTTCAACAGGAGTGTAAGCAAAAATAAGAGTTGATGGGTTAGCCCATTCTGCTTCATTTTGAGGAACATCAGCCACTAGGTTACCAGTGCGATCTTGGTAGCGAACATCCATAGCTGAAACGGCTGCAGAGAACATTAATGCAGTAGCAACTGCAGTCTTAACTAACTTCATTGTCTTTTCCTAAACGGGTTTAAGTTGGAAAGTAAGTTAGTTGAGTTTAATGACAGAAAAGTTTAAGGTTTGTGAATTAATTATGTATATCAATTATTTACTCCCTTAACATATTAAATGTAAATAATTATTATTAATAACTAGATAGAATAGATATTTGCCTTGTCCACAGCTATTATGCATAAGACAGTAATAGACTACGTACGGCGTAGTATTGAAAGGTTCGCATAAAAAAATGAATGTTCTTTGCCAATTTATGCTTGGCCATCATCTAGATCATAAAAAAAGAAACATAGAGCAAATATGGGCTCTAGATGATTTTTGGCTTCAGTATGATCGGGAGTACATCCAATGGTTATTCCCCGTTGACACTCCCAGTAAATATCAACTACACGTCCCTTTAGTGTGTCAGACCACTCGTGACTATTTTTCAACCTGTAAGCCCCTTAAAAAAGCTCAACGTCGCTCATTGAACGTCATGTTAAATTTTTATGACATGCAACTCGTGAACGGTATTGTCGTCCCAAAGCCCGACTTTATGATCAACGAACATAGCTGGCTCAATTATGACGATTACAGCCATCGATGTATCACCCGCATTATTCGAAGTTTAACGCTTCTTGGACAAGAAGAATTGGGACTGGCTTTTCAAAAAGGCATGATTGAAGTTGCCTTGCAACACGGTAACGTAAAAGAGGAGTCACTCAACTACTGGCGAAACGCACATATTATTTAAAGTTCAAGTTAGCAAATCCCCGACCTAATCTATGAATAAACAATGAGCGCACCCGCTGCTCTCATTGATTCAAAAATCACCATTAGTGACCCAAAAACACCCCTTAAACATTAATTTTACCCCTTTGGTAGTAGTGATTAAGTTCATAAAACACCTCAACGCCTCTTGACTTATCTCGCCATAATTCACCAATTCTAGATCATTGAAAATCATGATTTTTTGTACCAAAAACTGAGAATTATTTTCCACCGAAATCTTTTGAGTAATAACGACAAAACCGTTAGTTTTCGGCGCGAAATCAAAAAAATAATATCAGGGTAATTATATGTTCAAAAACTTCTTTGCGAGCCTTTCAAAGGTTGGTAAAGCATTGATGCTACCAATAGCATCTATGCCTGCCGCCGGTATTTTACTAGGTATCGGTTCCGCTAACTTCGGGTTTATCCCTCCTATCGTGTCACAACTTATGGCTGAAGCCGGTGGCGCTGTCTTTGGTAACTTGCCACTTATTTTCGCACTGGGTGTCGCAATTTCCTTTACTGACAATGACGGCGTGGGGGCCGTTGCTGCAGGTATCGGTTATTACGTACTGATTGCAACCTTAAAGGTTATGGCAGGCGTACTAGGCGTTGATCACATCGATATGGGGGTACTCGGTGGTATCATTTCAGGTGCGGTAGGCGCATACATGTTCAACCGTTTCTACACCATCAAGATGCCAGCTTACTTAGGCTTCTTTGCGGGTAAACGATTTGTACCGATTGTCACTTCATTTGCTATGTTGTTACTGGGTATCGCACTTGCCTTTATTTGGCAACCTATCGGTTTAGGTATCGATGCGTTTGGTCACTGGGCGACAGAACAAAACCCAGTCATGGCATTTTGGGCCTACGGCACCGCAGAACGTGCTCTTATCCCATTTGGCTTACACCACGTTATTAACGTTATCATTCAGCTTCAAGCCGGTGACTTTACTAACGCAGCAGGTCAAGTATTCCATGGTGAAATTCCTCGCTTCTTCGCTGGCGATCCAAACTCAGGCAACCTAGCAGGCGGCTATCTGTTCAAGATGTTTGGTCTACCGGCAGCGGCTATTGCAATGGGTCGCGCAGCAAAACCTGAAAATAGAGTCAAAGTGATGGGGATCATGGTTTCGGCGGCTCTTACTTCATTCTTAACCGGTATTACTGAACCTGTAGAGTTCGCATTCCTATTTATTTCACCAGCGCTATACGCAATCCACGCTATCATGGCAGGTCTTGCTTATCCGCTATGTATTATTTTGGGCGTGAAACACGGTTACAGCTTTAGTGCTGGTTTGATTGACTACTTAACCTTCTACGGTATTTCAACTAAAGGTTGGATGATCATCCCACTGGGCCTTGCCTACGCTGCCATTTACTACGCGGTATTTAGTTGGTTTATCAAGTTCTTCGATTTGAAAACACCGGGTCGTGAAGAAGGAGAGCAAGACACTTCTGAAAAACTAGAAGGTGACGAGTTCACTAAAGAACTTGTGGCAGCCTTTGGTGGTAAAGGAAATATAGTGTCTGTGGATGCTTGTATTACTCGTTTGAGAATGCAGGTTAAAGATCAAGACCAAGTAGATAATGATCGACTAAAAGCACTAGGGGCAGCAGGCGTAGTACGTGTAGGTACTGGCGTACAAGCTATCTTTGGTGGCAACAGTGATGTGTACAAAACACAAATGCTCGATCATATGAAAAATAACTAAACTCAATTTAGTTTAACGCTATCAATTAACAGTGCTCTCCAATAAGGGGGGCACTTTTTTTGTTTAAAAGATTTATCCACACAACTTAACTAAACTCCCCCTGCTTCTTTTGCCATAAAGCTGTGACAGATAACACATTCCAAATCAGCAAAATCTCCCACGCCCATTTCAGTTAACAAAATTGCAATAACTTCGTTTCATATACCTACAAATAATGTGACTATTTAATAACCACAAAGTGGTACACCCTACATTAAGCGAATTAATAAAAATAACATCGTCAAAGGCTACAAAGAGGAGAAATAAAATGCATAAAAATGACACCGTCCCCCTCCCTAGCAACACCAAAGAATGGCTAATGCATAAAAACAGTTTGATAGTCCTTGCTGATATCGCACTGTTTATTGCCCTATATAATCTGTTGCCGTTTGAACCGCAGGTCGTGCTTGGCCTTAGCATATTAGTGTTTATCGCCGTGCTTTGGTTAACCGAGGCATTGCACGTGACTATCACTGCCATCTTAGTGCCTATTTTGGCTGTCGCCTTTGATATTTTTAATACCCAAACAGCCCTCAACAACTTTTCTAACCCTATTATCTTTCTCTTTTTAGGGGGCTTTGCGCTTGCCGCAGCGATGCATGTACAAGGGCTCGATAAGGTCATCGCCGATAAAGTGCTGATTATGGCAAAAGGCAAAATGAGCACCGCGGTGTTTATGTTGTTTGGCGTAACTGCTGGCCTATCCATGTGGATCAGTAACACAGCGACTGCGGCAATGATGCTTCCGTTAGTGCTCGGCGTACTCAGCAAAGTGGATGCCGGTAAAGAGCGCAAAACCTATGTCTTTGTTCTGCTTGGCGTAGCATACAGTGCCAGTATTGGCGGCATCGCAACCATAGTCGGCTCGCCACCAAACGCCATTGCCGCGGCCGAAGTGGGACTAACCTTTAGCGAATGGATGGCATTTGGCGTCCCTGCCACTGTCATCTTACTGCCACTTGCCGTGACTACTCTTTATTTGGTGCTAAAGCCAAACTTAAAAGGCACTTTTGAGCTAAACCGTGAGCCGGTAGTGTGGGATAAAGGCAAGATCGTCACTTTGTCTATCTTTGCGTTGACCGTATGTTGCTGGATATTTAGCAAACCGATAAACGCCATGTTAGGCGGCATTTCGCGCTTTGATACCATTGTTGCTTTGTGCGCGATTGTCTTGGTCAGCTTTGCGCGAGTCGTGCACTGGAAAGACATAGAAAAAACCGCAGATTGGGGCGTATTGATCTTATTTGGCGGCGGTATTTGTTTAAGTAATGTTCTAAAAGCTACCGGCACCAGTGTTTTCTTAGCCAATACATTAAGTAGCCTGATCTCAGATTTTGGCATCTTATTCATTATCGCCATCATTGCGCTGTTTGTGGTCTTCTTAACCGAATTTGCCAGCAACACCGCCAGTGCGGCGCTACTAATACCCATTTTTGCCACGGTGGCAGAAGTGTTTGGCATGTCGCCCGTCATCCTTTCGGTATTGATTGCGGTCGCCGCTTCCTGCGCCTTTATGCTTCCAGTAGCCACCCCGCCAAATGCGATTGTGTTTGGCTCAGGACACATCAAGCAACAAGAGATGATGCGAGTCGGCATCATATTAAATATGGCGTGTATTGTAGCGCTTACCTTTATTGCGACTGTATTCTGGTAGCCGATTTATTACGAGCAATTCACACAAAGAGGTAATCAAGCATTGCCTCTTTATTCATCATTTATGCGTACATACGTATGTAACATGTATCTGGACAAAACTTTGTCAGTTATATTGTTAAATTAGAATATAACTGATTAGCAGAGGTATGGAAAAGTAATGCCGCAGTAAGGAGTGAGCGGCGCTTGGCTATACTTGAGCAAAGCGAAAACGCCAAGCGTTGCGAATCACTCTTAAATGCTTGTGTGCCTCTTTACCACTTAATATCTTTGAATTGAAAACGAATATAATCGACCAATGCTGTGTGACTATAGATAAAGCTTTGTACAAGTGGGCTCACAGTTTGTTCGACAAGGCCTATTTGTTCATATGAGAGGAATCTTTTGTTCATTACAACAAAATTTCCATTGTAATCGCTAACATACGTGTTGTAACAGGTATAGTCAGTTCCAAACTTAC is a genomic window of Vibrio neonatus containing:
- a CDS encoding SLC13 family permease encodes the protein MHKNDTVPLPSNTKEWLMHKNSLIVLADIALFIALYNLLPFEPQVVLGLSILVFIAVLWLTEALHVTITAILVPILAVAFDIFNTQTALNNFSNPIIFLFLGGFALAAAMHVQGLDKVIADKVLIMAKGKMSTAVFMLFGVTAGLSMWISNTATAAMMLPLVLGVLSKVDAGKERKTYVFVLLGVAYSASIGGIATIVGSPPNAIAAAEVGLTFSEWMAFGVPATVILLPLAVTTLYLVLKPNLKGTFELNREPVVWDKGKIVTLSIFALTVCCWIFSKPINAMLGGISRFDTIVALCAIVLVSFARVVHWKDIEKTADWGVLILFGGGICLSNVLKATGTSVFLANTLSSLISDFGILFIIAIIALFVVFLTEFASNTASAALLIPIFATVAEVFGMSPVILSVLIAVAASCAFMLPVATPPNAIVFGSGHIKQQEMMRVGIILNMACIVALTFIATVFW
- the phnC gene encoding phosphonate ABC transporter ATP-binding protein, which gives rise to MSTLILKGLTKHYSASDKALTDVSFTVEPGEVVGLIGPSGAGKSTLIRCINRLTEPTSGQVIFSDKDLVQLSKSNLRQARREIGMIFQEYALIERLTVMENVLSGRLGYVGFWRSFARRYPEQDVQAAYALLDRVGLLEHANKRADALSGGQRQRVGIARALAQQPKLLLIDEPTAALDPRTARQIMRLISEICEEHQLPAIINIHDVELAKQFVQRIVGLQAGEVVFDGKPSELNEDALTKIYGQEDWSASTTDSDEEEEIIAAPFTEALA
- the ptsG gene encoding PTS glucose transporter subunit IIBC, which codes for MFKNFFASLSKVGKALMLPIASMPAAGILLGIGSANFGFIPPIVSQLMAEAGGAVFGNLPLIFALGVAISFTDNDGVGAVAAGIGYYVLIATLKVMAGVLGVDHIDMGVLGGIISGAVGAYMFNRFYTIKMPAYLGFFAGKRFVPIVTSFAMLLLGIALAFIWQPIGLGIDAFGHWATEQNPVMAFWAYGTAERALIPFGLHHVINVIIQLQAGDFTNAAGQVFHGEIPRFFAGDPNSGNLAGGYLFKMFGLPAAAIAMGRAAKPENRVKVMGIMVSAALTSFLTGITEPVEFAFLFISPALYAIHAIMAGLAYPLCIILGVKHGYSFSAGLIDYLTFYGISTKGWMIIPLGLAYAAIYYAVFSWFIKFFDLKTPGREEGEQDTSEKLEGDEFTKELVAAFGGKGNIVSVDACITRLRMQVKDQDQVDNDRLKALGAAGVVRVGTGVQAIFGGNSDVYKTQMLDHMKNN
- a CDS encoding opioid growth factor receptor-related protein; protein product: MLGHHLDHKKRNIEQIWALDDFWLQYDREYIQWLFPVDTPSKYQLHVPLVCQTTRDYFSTCKPLKKAQRRSLNVMLNFYDMQLVNGIVVPKPDFMINEHSWLNYDDYSHRCITRIIRSLTLLGQEELGLAFQKGMIEVALQHGNVKEESLNYWRNAHII
- the phnD gene encoding phosphate/phosphite/phosphonate ABC transporter substrate-binding protein encodes the protein MKLVKTAVATALMFSAAVSAMDVRYQDRTGNLVADVPQNEAEWANPSTLIFAYTPVEDPAVYADVWSEFLAHLEKETGKNVRFFPVQNNAAQIEAMRSGRLHIAAFNTGSTPLAVNCAGFAPFTMMAGKDGSFGYEMEIITHPDSGIKAVEDLKGKNLAFTSQTSNSGFKAPSAILKAEYGLNPEADFKPAFSGAHDNSILGVAHQDYDAAAIANSVLNRMLARDVVKPEQFTSIYKSQTFPTSAYGTAHNLAPELQEKIQQAFFTFNWEGTKLEEEFGRNGEAQFIPITYKEHWEVIRTIDTANNVSYTCS